The stretch of DNA CTGATATTGATAACAGCAGGCGAGGCGCTTTCAACCAAGGGCGTAAAATCAGGCAGTTGTGCGCTGGCCACCGAGACGTGCGCCAAGCAATACAACGAAGCCAGAAAACCGAAGCAGCTATTCCGTGAAATCTTCAAATGCATTCTCCCTCGACGAAAACAAACCGGCCTTGGTTACGTCACCCCTCAGTCGCCAGCATTGCTCGCAGCACAATCGGCTGCAAGCCCGGGTCGCCTGCGGTCTGCTGGCTACGCTTCCTTACGATAAGCCACGCCACCACAAAACCGGCAATTCCCGAAAGCATCACATAAGGCTCTACAGCCGACAATTTGGACGCAACTAATGCAGAGGCGAACAGGACGATAAGCGGAAAAAGATAAACAAGTATCGCGCCGCGCAACAACACGCTCTCGCGGATGCCAACAATGACCGGGTCGCCGACGGCAAGATTGAGGTCGGAAAGAGCGCGAATCAATCCACGCCGCTCACGAACCCCGAGCCGATCCATCAGGCCCTGGCCACAGCCATTCCTTGCAGAACAGCCGGAGCAGGTGCTGACGCGTTGCGTCTCGACCCAAACTGCCCCGGGCTCGACTGCAACCACGCGGCCAGGCTCTTCGATCATCGTGCAGCCTGATCGACCCCGGACCGCATCGACAGTGCGACTCGCTCGGCAGTACCCAGGGGAACCTCGCCTACAACCGTAACCATCACGTCGCCGTCCGGCGTTGAGATACGCTTGGATACAGCCACGGTCGGTCCCATCTGGCTGCGAGCATCTTCAACGACTGCACCGTGCAAGGGCTCTAGGAACACTGAAAACCGCGCCAGGCCATCACCGTACGAGAGCCACGTTACGGTTTCGCTGGAAGCAGGGCTTGGGCGAATGTTGGAATCAAGAAGCTGGAAACCATCTGGAAGCCAATCCGAACGCCACTCGGGCGAACGGGCCTGCTGCTCTGCTTCCAGCGAAACGGGGCTGCACTCTGCCCCAGCAGCGACATCAGCGGCCTCGATGGAGTCTGGTGAGAAATGGGTGAACTGAAAACGCTCCAGCAGCTGTCCGCTCTCGTCGAGCATTAGGGACTTGAGCGGCAGTGCAGTTTCACGGTCAAGATGCAACTCGAAACCGTAACGGTGCTGATCCTGAGGGCGGATAGCCAATGCAACGGTAGGACGTCCGGCTACCCGCGATTCGCCGATTACCTGAAAGTCATACCATTCAGATAAGGCCTTCGGGTCCAGTTCCTTCTGATGCCATGGCTTGGCATCACGCACTTGAGATGCCAAGCCCTCAGCGGCACATTGAACTTTGCCATTCACCAGCACAACCTCTGCCGCCGGCCCATCCAATTGGTACAGTCGCTCGCGCAACTCCTGGCCATCAACCAACTGCCAGACTGCGTGACTCGAAAAGGTGCCATTACGCTCGTAAACGAAAGTGCCTTGGTAACTCTGTTTCTTTTCGGCTGCTGCCAAACGCTGCATCCAGGCATCAGCATCAGCAGCGAAGGCCGGCATAGACAGCCAGCCTCCGAGCACCACACATAGCGGTATAACGCGCATGTTGTTCCTTAACGATCTTCCATGCTGGCAGCACGAGCATAGGGCAGCGCGCTTTCAGAGCCGCTACCAAACGCGGCCTGCTGAGCATGTTGACGAACATATGCCGGCAACCGCTTTTCATGCCACCCATCGGCCGACACTTGAGCACCTGCTGTCTGGGCTTCGGGCGCCGACGACTCACCATTATAACCAGCCAACACAGCTGGCCCCTGAGTGGTCTGTGGCACCGCGATGCTAGGTTGAGCCGCCTGTTGCGCGATTTGAGGACCAGCAACATCACTCTGATTATATAAACGCACGCCTGCCAGCACAGCCACGGTTACCGATGCGGCAACAGCGAGACGGCCCATATTACGCCAGGCAAAACGCTGTGGCTTAACTGCGGCATGTGCCGGCTCATCGGCCAACGCCGCCGATACTGCCGACGCGATATCCAGACGAGGCTCAATCAATTCCTTGTGCATTGCGGCACGTGCGAGCTGATAGCGCGACCAGGTCGATCGCATCTCGGTTTCGCCGTCTGCGGCGAGTACTCGACGTAGTTCCAACTCGTCCGCTTCGTTATCCATCACCGCGGACAGCGATTCATGCAGGGCTTCACGACTCATGGCGGTTCCTCTCTTGGCTGTCGCCGCTGTCTCAGGATTCATGCAACAAGGGTTGCAATGCTTTATCGATGGCTTCCCGCGCCCGGAATATCCGTGAGCGGACTGTACCCACCGGACACTGCATAACATTTGCAATGTCTTCATAACTAAGACCATCAAATTCACGCAGTGTTAGAGCCGTACGTAAATCTTCTGGAAGTTGTTGGATAGTTCTGTGAACTGTGT from Pseudomonas sp. DNDY-54 encodes:
- a CDS encoding SoxR reducing system RseC family protein produces the protein MIEEPGRVVAVEPGAVWVETQRVSTCSGCSARNGCGQGLMDRLGVRERRGLIRALSDLNLAVGDPVIVGIRESVLLRGAILVYLFPLIVLFASALVASKLSAVEPYVMLSGIAGFVVAWLIVRKRSQQTAGDPGLQPIVLRAMLATEG
- a CDS encoding MucB/RseB C-terminal domain-containing protein produces the protein MRVIPLCVVLGGWLSMPAFAADADAWMQRLAAAEKKQSYQGTFVYERNGTFSSHAVWQLVDGQELRERLYQLDGPAAEVVLVNGKVQCAAEGLASQVRDAKPWHQKELDPKALSEWYDFQVIGESRVAGRPTVALAIRPQDQHRYGFELHLDRETALPLKSLMLDESGQLLERFQFTHFSPDSIEAADVAAGAECSPVSLEAEQQARSPEWRSDWLPDGFQLLDSNIRPSPASSETVTWLSYGDGLARFSVFLEPLHGAVVEDARSQMGPTVAVSKRISTPDGDVMVTVVGEVPLGTAERVALSMRSGVDQAAR
- a CDS encoding sigma-E factor negative regulatory protein, which gives rise to MSREALHESLSAVMDNEADELELRRVLAADGETEMRSTWSRYQLARAAMHKELIEPRLDIASAVSAALADEPAHAAVKPQRFAWRNMGRLAVAASVTVAVLAGVRLYNQSDVAGPQIAQQAAQPSIAVPQTTQGPAVLAGYNGESSAPEAQTAGAQVSADGWHEKRLPAYVRQHAQQAAFGSGSESALPYARAASMEDR